The following proteins come from a genomic window of Nostoc sp. ATCC 53789:
- a CDS encoding SMI1/KNR4 family protein gives MNKVLQLKKKLTQLAILDATFEVFGSESHQYQLKPCLSNKDIQVFESRYNISLPSEYKNFLLEIGNGGAGPGYGLSGLSGIQYEDITAEKLYQEKYEILSKSFPLTEAWNDLDLIINNRNDAYFDNKFIQGTLTITTYGCGIDAILVITGEQSGKIWIDDRTNDNGIYPASLDFCSFFHDTDPDDSHPNSDQGQPLSFYDWYEDWLNRSLHQIRQSSET, from the coding sequence ATGAATAAAGTTTTGCAATTAAAGAAAAAATTAACTCAATTAGCTATTTTAGACGCTACATTTGAGGTTTTTGGCTCAGAATCACACCAATATCAATTAAAACCTTGCTTGAGTAACAAAGATATTCAAGTTTTTGAATCTAGATACAATATCAGTTTACCAAGTGAATATAAAAACTTTCTGTTAGAAATTGGCAATGGTGGTGCGGGGCCAGGATACGGCTTATCTGGACTATCAGGAATTCAATATGAAGATATAACCGCAGAAAAACTATACCAAGAGAAGTACGAAATTCTCTCTAAATCATTTCCTTTAACAGAAGCGTGGAATGATTTAGATTTGATTATCAACAATAGAAATGATGCTTATTTTGACAATAAGTTTATCCAGGGTACTCTCACCATTACAACTTATGGTTGTGGAATTGATGCAATATTAGTAATTACCGGGGAGCAATCAGGAAAAATCTGGATAGATGACCGTACTAATGATAATGGAATATATCCTGCTTCTTTGGATTTTTGTAGTTTTTTCCATGATACCGACCCTGATGACTCTCATCCAAATAGCGACCAGGGGCAGCCTTTAAGTTTTTATGATTGGTATGAAGACTGGCTTAACCGAAGTTTGCATCAAATCCGCCAGTCTTCGGAAACTTAA
- a CDS encoding YdiU family protein — MTLAETPNYKNSSNPLLSLNYESALESLGDDYYDEVAAAEFPQHLLRWRNDALLPRLGLDPQVVKDEDFITAFGQFQGRKPLLALRYHGYQFGEYNGQLGDGRGFLYGQVRATDGELYDFGTKGSGRTPYSRGGDGMLTLKGGVREVLAAEALHHLGVRTSRCLSMIETGLPLWRGDEPSPTRSSVMIRMSSSHIRFGTFERLHYFQRPDLTKKLLDHVIEQYYRHLSAEQDKYVLFYAELVKRVAELVAQWMAAGFCHAVLNTDNMSITGESFDYGPYAFIPSYNPSFIAAYFDYYGRYCYGNQPSICKLNLQMLQEPLKAILDKDEMEAALERFDEYYQAEYSSLMLKKLGFVELSHPQAAELLNLTVEFLKDSQVAYHQFFYEMARTFSSKWRDEPGFVMNNSDIVPVPGASGIFDDWCILYHKILNDFDSDRTDVIAQTLAVHNPKTVLLRPVIESTWEAIAQEDNWQPFYELIQAIQSRK, encoded by the coding sequence ATGACTCTGGCTGAAACTCCAAACTACAAAAATTCTAGCAATCCTCTTCTCTCCCTCAACTACGAAAGCGCCTTAGAATCTCTAGGTGATGACTACTATGATGAGGTGGCAGCAGCAGAATTTCCCCAACACCTCTTGCGTTGGCGTAACGATGCACTACTACCTCGTTTGGGTTTAGACCCTCAAGTAGTCAAAGACGAAGATTTCATTACAGCTTTTGGCCAGTTTCAGGGGCGCAAACCCTTGTTAGCACTACGTTACCACGGCTATCAATTTGGTGAATATAACGGACAGTTGGGTGATGGTAGAGGCTTTCTCTATGGACAAGTCCGCGCCACTGATGGCGAATTATACGATTTTGGTACAAAAGGCTCTGGGAGAACGCCCTACTCCCGTGGGGGCGATGGTATGCTCACGCTCAAAGGTGGGGTGCGGGAAGTTCTGGCTGCGGAAGCACTGCACCACTTGGGTGTACGTACCTCGCGCTGTTTGAGCATGATTGAAACAGGTTTACCCCTCTGGCGGGGCGATGAACCTTCACCTACCCGCTCATCTGTGATGATTAGAATGAGCAGTTCTCATATTCGGTTTGGCACTTTTGAGCGACTGCACTATTTTCAGCGTCCAGATTTAACTAAGAAGTTGTTAGACCACGTAATTGAGCAATATTATCGACACTTAAGCGCTGAACAAGATAAATATGTCTTGTTTTACGCAGAATTAGTGAAACGAGTTGCAGAACTAGTAGCGCAGTGGATGGCGGCTGGCTTTTGTCATGCAGTCCTAAATACTGACAATATGTCAATTACTGGAGAGAGTTTTGACTATGGCCCTTACGCGTTTATTCCGAGTTATAACCCATCCTTTATAGCTGCATATTTTGACTATTATGGACGCTATTGTTACGGTAATCAACCAAGTATTTGTAAGTTGAATTTACAAATGCTCCAAGAACCTTTAAAGGCGATTCTTGATAAAGACGAAATGGAAGCGGCATTAGAAAGGTTTGATGAATATTATCAAGCTGAATACAGTTCTTTGATGTTGAAAAAGTTAGGTTTTGTGGAACTGTCACACCCACAAGCTGCGGAACTGTTGAATCTAACGGTTGAATTCTTGAAAGATAGCCAAGTTGCTTATCACCAGTTTTTTTATGAGATGGCTCGGACTTTTTCATCCAAATGGCGAGATGAGCCAGGTTTTGTGATGAATAATTCGGATATTGTGCCAGTACCGGGTGCGTCGGGAATCTTTGATGATTGGTGCATACTATACCATAAAATCTTGAATGATTTTGATAGCGACCGCACCGATGTAATTGCTCAAACTCTAGCTGTTCATAATCCTAAAACGGTACTATTAAGACCTGTGATTGAGTCGACTTGGGAAGCAATTGCTCAAGAAGATAATTGGCAACCTTTTTATGAGTTAATCCAGGCGATTCAGTCTAGAAAATAG
- a CDS encoding TIR domain-containing protein, which translates to MNQIYISYAWKDNKSELGSQREELVDKICTALISERYNLIRDRNYLTLGKSIHDFMQEIGRGNYVIVVVSDKYLHSEYCMFEAVEIMKRKDYEQKVFPVVLQDANVYTKEGKTEYIKYWKQQSETLKQLMVSELSAHEDSAMYNVAEKIMEISQKIDEFMFFISDKLSIDPSQNFNVFINQLTDAIKNDAVKLRSKKSILVAGTGSFEIPNEINWCAQQLGERIAEYNYNLITGGWEGVDYVVADKFAEKIAQKDIRLTDKLTHVVPRGKQPVFKGGKVEYTESGINEWLDCLRHSDLVILVGGVGGTYETYLYAKQEKIPVIPIVCTNGDAKKVFDEMLENWDSKLMGNISPEKFKSLNQYINDLSTAEDVVNDVMDIVNEIIFAKTMLNT; encoded by the coding sequence ATGAATCAAATATACATATCTTATGCATGGAAAGATAACAAGAGTGAATTAGGTAGTCAACGCGAAGAATTAGTCGATAAAATTTGCACTGCACTTATTTCTGAACGGTACAACTTAATTCGCGATCGCAACTATTTAACGCTAGGTAAGAGTATACACGACTTCATGCAGGAAATCGGGCGCGGAAACTATGTAATTGTCGTCGTCAGCGACAAATATTTGCACTCTGAATACTGTATGTTTGAAGCTGTTGAAATCATGAAACGCAAGGATTATGAACAAAAAGTTTTTCCTGTAGTTTTACAGGATGCTAATGTTTATACAAAAGAAGGTAAGACTGAGTATATAAAATATTGGAAGCAACAGAGTGAAACACTAAAACAACTCATGGTTTCAGAACTATCTGCTCATGAAGATTCTGCAATGTATAATGTTGCTGAAAAAATTATGGAAATTTCCCAGAAAATTGATGAATTCATGTTTTTCATCTCGGATAAATTAAGCATTGATCCGTCTCAAAACTTTAATGTATTTATCAATCAGCTTACTGATGCTATTAAAAATGATGCTGTTAAACTCAGAAGCAAAAAGAGTATTTTAGTTGCAGGAACAGGATCTTTTGAAATTCCTAATGAAATTAATTGGTGCGCTCAACAACTTGGTGAAAGAATAGCAGAATATAACTATAACTTGATAACAGGTGGATGGGAAGGAGTAGATTATGTTGTCGCTGATAAGTTTGCCGAAAAAATCGCGCAAAAAGATATCCGCCTAACCGATAAGTTAACTCACGTTGTTCCGCGAGGCAAACAACCTGTATTTAAGGGTGGAAAAGTAGAATACACTGAGTCAGGTATTAATGAGTGGCTCGATTGTTTGCGACATTCAGATTTGGTGATTCTTGTGGGAGGCGTTGGTGGAACTTATGAAACTTATCTATATGCTAAACAAGAAAAAATTCCGGTGATTCCTATTGTATGTACTAATGGCGATGCCAAAAAAGTATTCGACGAAATGCTGGAAAATTGGGATAGTAAATTAATGGGAAATATCTCACCGGAAAAATTTAAGTCACTGAATCAATATATCAATGACCTTTCAACAGCAGAAGATGTAGTCAATGATGTTATGGATATAGTTAACGAAATTATTTTTGCAAAAACTATGCTAAATACTTAG
- a CDS encoding histidine phosphatase family protein, translating into MTLNLYLLRHGETTFSQSGNFCGETDAELTTEGMQMASGFADVYHKLKWEAVYVSPMKRTIATAKPFCDAIGMDMQLRDGLREGSYGEWERKSKSFAQENYAENYVKWLTEPAWNAPLGGETAVDIANRSMPVIAEIQEKHHQGNVLVVSHKATIRIMLCSLLGIDLGRYRYRVNILVASVSMVKFDVNGPLLEILGDRHHIPDHIRSRPGT; encoded by the coding sequence ATGACACTCAATTTATATTTACTGCGACATGGAGAAACTACTTTTAGTCAAAGTGGTAATTTCTGCGGTGAAACTGATGCAGAGTTGACAACAGAGGGGATGCAGATGGCATCTGGTTTTGCCGATGTTTATCACAAATTGAAGTGGGAAGCTGTTTATGTTAGCCCGATGAAGCGCACAATTGCAACTGCCAAGCCATTTTGTGATGCTATCGGTATGGATATGCAGTTGCGTGACGGACTTAGAGAAGGTAGTTACGGCGAATGGGAAAGGAAGAGTAAATCGTTTGCCCAAGAGAATTACGCAGAAAACTATGTAAAATGGTTGACTGAACCCGCTTGGAATGCACCACTAGGTGGAGAAACTGCGGTAGATATTGCTAACCGTTCTATGCCTGTAATTGCTGAAATTCAAGAAAAACATCACCAAGGTAATGTTTTAGTAGTTTCCCATAAAGCCACGATTCGGATTATGCTTTGCAGTTTACTGGGAATTGATTTGGGACGCTATCGCTATCGGGTGAATATTTTGGTCGCGTCGGTAAGTATGGTTAAATTTGACGTTAATGGCCCTTTGTTAGAAATATTAGGCGATCGTCATCATATACCCGATCATATTCGCTCTCGTCCGGGAACATAA